One genomic window of Ignavibacteriota bacterium includes the following:
- a CDS encoding amidohydrolase translates to MDTTLRHSPAIVLLILMTLAVPAHAQDSPGVLFVNATFHTIDPANSTATAMIVGGGRILFIGPEKSLPAEYASAPRVDLGGQHVFPAFTDAHGHLFGFAEEHTILRLHGLSSKELAVSRVRDRAAQLTSGAWIRGRGWDQNLWADKQFPHRRDLDLAVPNHPVFLSRVDGHAAWVNSAALGAAGITRSTPDPPGGRILHDPDGEPSGLLLDNAVDLVRGRIPLPDREAMAALYRDGMRRCHTLGIAGMHDMGLSAEQIDALQLLITRDDFPFRLVGYIDGRGNAWEKLLAEGRMMLGDGRLTLAGLKLYADGALGSRGALLLADYSDDPGNRGIAITNIDTIHFETVRAIRAGLQVCVHAIGDGGNRLTLDAYERALAEAGRPMHALRVEHAQVIADDDIPRFARLGIIPSMQPIHCTSDMYWAESRVGPDRVRGAYAWRALIDAGAWIPAGSDCPVEDPNPLLGIHAACTRQSPDGIPASAHDIETRFNRGGASSPRAEQYQDGWYGAQKLTRSEAIRAYTIWAARAAGVDGELGSLEEGKRADFIVLSNDISNTPAEDLLKTTVERTYVGGERVYERAENTPR, encoded by the coding sequence ATGGACACCACGCTTCGCCATTCCCCCGCCATAGTACTCCTGATTCTTATGACACTCGCCGTCCCCGCGCACGCTCAGGATTCGCCCGGCGTCCTTTTCGTCAACGCGACCTTTCATACCATCGATCCCGCAAATTCCACCGCCACGGCGATGATTGTGGGCGGCGGACGCATCCTGTTCATCGGCCCGGAGAAATCGCTTCCCGCGGAATACGCGTCCGCGCCGCGCGTGGATCTCGGGGGCCAACACGTTTTCCCCGCCTTCACCGACGCGCACGGCCACCTGTTCGGATTTGCGGAGGAACATACAATCCTGCGTCTGCATGGCCTCTCATCCAAAGAACTGGCCGTGTCGCGCGTTCGCGACCGCGCCGCGCAACTCACGTCCGGCGCTTGGATACGTGGCCGCGGCTGGGATCAGAATCTGTGGGCCGACAAACAATTCCCGCACAGGCGCGACCTCGATCTTGCTGTGCCGAACCATCCCGTATTCCTCTCGCGCGTCGACGGTCACGCGGCATGGGTGAACAGCGCCGCCCTCGGCGCCGCGGGCATCACGCGCAGCACACCCGATCCGCCCGGCGGACGCATCCTGCACGATCCCGACGGTGAACCCTCGGGACTGCTGCTCGACAACGCGGTGGATCTTGTTCGCGGCCGCATCCCCCTGCCCGACCGCGAGGCGATGGCGGCGCTGTACCGCGACGGCATGCGGCGCTGTCACACGCTGGGCATCGCCGGCATGCACGATATGGGCCTATCAGCAGAACAGATCGACGCGCTGCAGCTCCTGATCACCCGCGACGATTTCCCCTTCCGTCTTGTGGGATATATAGATGGCCGTGGCAACGCGTGGGAAAAATTGCTCGCGGAAGGCCGCATGATGCTGGGCGACGGGCGACTGACACTCGCCGGACTGAAGCTCTACGCCGACGGCGCGCTCGGCTCGCGCGGCGCGCTGCTGCTCGCCGATTACAGCGACGATCCGGGCAACCGCGGCATCGCCATCACAAACATCGACACCATACACTTCGAGACCGTCCGCGCAATCCGGGCAGGATTGCAGGTGTGCGTCCATGCCATCGGTGACGGAGGGAACCGCCTCACCCTCGACGCGTACGAGCGCGCACTCGCGGAAGCCGGGCGCCCGATGCATGCGTTACGCGTCGAACATGCACAGGTGATTGCGGATGACGATATCCCGCGTTTTGCACGACTGGGTATCATCCCGAGCATGCAGCCCATCCACTGCACGAGCGACATGTACTGGGCCGAGAGTCGTGTCGGTCCCGACCGGGTGCGCGGCGCCTACGCCTGGCGAGCGCTCATCGATGCGGGCGCATGGATACCCGCTGGAAGCGACTGTCCGGTCGAGGACCCGAATCCCCTGTTGGGCATCCATGCCGCATGCACACGCCAATCACCCGATGGCATCCCGGCATCGGCTCACGATATTGAAACGCGCTTCAACCGTGGAGGCGCATCTTCTCCGCGCGCCGAACAATACCAGGACGGATGGTATGGCGCGCAGAAACTCACGCGCTCCGAAGCGATCCGCGCCTACACGATCTGGGCAGCCAGGGCCGCAGGAGTCGACGGGGAATTGGGCAGTCTCGAAGAGGGCAAACGTGCCGACTTCATTGTGCTCAGCAACGATATCAGCAACACCCCCGCGGAGGACCTGCTGAAGACCACTGTCGAACGGACGTACGTGGGTGGTGAGCGGGTCTATGAGCGCGCGGAGAACACGCCCAGGTAG
- a CDS encoding PD40 domain-containing protein encodes MRPLILPVLLLAALLAAAPDASAQYFGKNKVQYAPFEWYYIQSSHFDVYFTKDGEHLARFTANAAEAALQQIQETFRYQISNRIPLLVYNSHNDFQQTNAIDEYLEEGIGGVTELFKNRVVVPFEGSYEQFRHVIHHELVHAVINEMFYGGSIQSIIENSIRLQLPLWFNEGLAEYTARGGWDTNSDMFLRDATTSNYLPPIRGLGGYFAYRGGQSVWWYIAEKYGKQKVGEILNRVRSTRNLDQGFKSTIGLTVEELSERWTKEQKVLYYPDVAKRVMVEDYAKRLTNHTKLKNFYNTSPAISPAGDRIAFISDRDDYFSVYTMSATDGGDIQHLVEGQTTADFEELHLLTPGLTWSPDGASVALAVKAGADDAIFVIDMKTGDRTRLDVHMDGIFSVSWSPKGDKIAFVGNSARQSDIWVYDLAAKQATNLTNDIFSDAQPSWSPDGTTVYFVSDRGAFLSGDGVSADIDISQHDYSQTDVYAVGVAGARITRITDTPRAGESYPVMHPDGTRMLFISDMNGINNIYLRNLKTGQEYPITNSMSGVYQLSLSRDGNKLAFASLYEAGFDVFLLKSPFDLPALPALERTEFFRRLELDRAAAMRGAQADSAAPVRVAGSDSSDQKSYGDISISLGLQQGERDTNAVASQGGRLTFRPGERVLDDKKKPDRFALKKNIDEKGDYVVNKYKISFSPDFVYGNGGYNTFYGVLGTAAVSFSDMLGNHQIMLQGNFNGELKNSDLAIAYYYLPGRIDWGFSAYQTARFLFAPTVQPIDDTTAIVTEDIYRYSQFGGSIIGVYALDKFNRIEGGLGLINISRENLETPGIPITKRWIVLPEIAYVHDNSLWGTWSPVRGSRYEIRFTGSPAVGSNSLEFFSLFGDYRTYTKFWDDFSVVFRGAAGASFGRNPQSFFIGGTENWINRTFETGRVPIDDVDDFAFLTPVLPLRGYNYAARIATKVLLGNAELRFPLVKYFLGGVLPYILQSINTAVFVDVGTAMNDFSKFKGFGRDENGGIVNEDLLVGTGFGTRMWFLGFPLRFDVGWSYLGSGFSTPTYYFSLGADF; translated from the coding sequence ATGCGTCCACTCATACTTCCAGTCCTCCTCCTTGCGGCACTGCTCGCGGCCGCGCCCGACGCGTCGGCGCAGTATTTCGGCAAGAACAAGGTGCAGTACGCGCCCTTCGAGTGGTATTATATCCAGTCGAGCCACTTCGACGTCTATTTCACGAAGGACGGCGAGCATCTGGCGCGCTTCACCGCGAATGCGGCGGAGGCGGCCCTGCAGCAGATTCAGGAAACGTTCCGGTATCAGATCAGCAATCGCATCCCCCTGCTCGTGTACAACTCGCACAACGATTTCCAACAGACAAACGCCATCGACGAGTATCTCGAGGAGGGCATCGGGGGGGTCACGGAGCTGTTCAAGAATCGTGTTGTTGTCCCGTTCGAAGGATCGTACGAGCAGTTCCGGCATGTGATCCACCACGAACTGGTGCACGCCGTGATCAACGAGATGTTCTACGGCGGATCCATCCAATCCATCATCGAGAACAGCATTCGCCTGCAGTTGCCTTTGTGGTTCAACGAGGGACTCGCCGAGTACACGGCGCGCGGCGGGTGGGACACCAATTCCGACATGTTCCTGCGCGACGCGACCACCAGCAATTATCTCCCGCCCATACGCGGACTCGGCGGCTATTTCGCGTACCGCGGCGGCCAATCCGTCTGGTGGTACATCGCCGAGAAATACGGGAAGCAGAAGGTCGGGGAGATATTGAATCGCGTCCGCTCAACACGCAACCTGGACCAAGGCTTCAAATCCACCATCGGCCTGACCGTGGAGGAATTGTCGGAACGCTGGACAAAGGAGCAGAAGGTCCTGTATTATCCCGATGTCGCGAAACGGGTGATGGTGGAGGACTACGCCAAGCGGCTGACGAATCACACGAAACTGAAGAACTTCTACAACACGAGTCCTGCGATATCGCCCGCGGGTGACAGGATCGCTTTTATTTCGGACCGCGACGATTACTTCAGCGTGTACACGATGTCGGCCACGGACGGTGGGGACATCCAGCACCTTGTGGAGGGGCAGACGACTGCCGACTTCGAGGAACTGCATCTGCTCACGCCCGGACTGACATGGTCGCCCGACGGTGCGTCGGTCGCTCTCGCGGTGAAGGCGGGCGCCGACGACGCGATCTTCGTCATCGACATGAAGACCGGCGACCGCACGCGACTCGACGTACATATGGACGGCATCTTCTCGGTCTCCTGGTCCCCCAAGGGCGACAAGATCGCGTTTGTGGGAAATTCCGCGCGGCAGTCCGACATCTGGGTGTACGACCTCGCCGCGAAACAGGCGACGAATCTCACAAACGACATTTTCTCGGACGCACAGCCTTCCTGGTCGCCGGACGGCACGACGGTGTATTTCGTTTCGGATCGTGGAGCATTTCTTTCCGGTGACGGTGTGTCGGCCGACATCGATATATCGCAGCACGATTACTCGCAGACCGACGTGTACGCCGTCGGTGTCGCGGGAGCCAGGATCACGCGCATCACCGACACGCCGCGCGCGGGCGAGTCCTACCCTGTTATGCATCCCGACGGCACGCGCATGCTCTTCATCTCCGACATGAACGGCATCAACAACATTTACCTGCGCAATCTGAAGACGGGCCAGGAGTATCCGATCACCAATTCGATGTCCGGCGTGTACCAGCTTTCGCTCTCGCGCGACGGCAACAAGCTCGCGTTTGCCTCCCTCTACGAGGCGGGCTTCGATGTGTTCCTGCTCAAATCGCCCTTCGACCTGCCCGCATTGCCGGCACTCGAGCGCACGGAATTTTTCCGTCGCCTCGAGCTGGATCGTGCAGCCGCGATGCGCGGGGCGCAGGCCGACTCCGCGGCGCCTGTCCGTGTGGCCGGATCGGACTCGTCCGACCAGAAGTCGTACGGCGACATCTCCATTTCACTCGGCCTGCAGCAAGGCGAACGAGACACAAACGCGGTTGCATCACAGGGAGGGCGCTTGACGTTCAGGCCCGGTGAACGGGTGCTTGACGACAAGAAAAAGCCCGACCGTTTTGCATTGAAGAAAAACATCGACGAGAAGGGCGACTATGTGGTGAACAAATACAAGATCAGCTTCTCCCCTGATTTTGTCTACGGCAACGGCGGTTACAACACATTTTACGGCGTACTCGGCACTGCCGCCGTTTCCTTCAGCGACATGCTCGGCAATCATCAGATCATGCTGCAGGGAAACTTCAACGGCGAGTTGAAGAACAGCGACCTCGCCATCGCCTACTACTATCTGCCCGGGCGCATCGACTGGGGGTTCTCGGCGTATCAGACGGCGCGTTTCCTCTTCGCACCCACTGTACAGCCCATCGACGACACCACCGCGATCGTGACCGAGGACATATACCGCTACAGCCAGTTCGGCGGTTCCATTATCGGCGTGTACGCCCTCGACAAGTTCAACAGGATAGAAGGCGGACTCGGCCTCATCAACATTTCACGCGAGAATCTCGAGACGCCCGGCATCCCGATCACCAAGCGCTGGATCGTGCTGCCGGAAATAGCATACGTGCATGACAACAGTCTCTGGGGCACCTGGTCGCCCGTCCGCGGTTCGCGCTACGAAATCCGCTTCACGGGGAGTCCTGCGGTCGGTTCGAATTCCCTCGAGTTCTTTTCGCTCTTTGGTGATTACCGCACGTACACCAAGTTCTGGGACGATTTTTCCGTGGTCTTCCGAGGTGCGGCAGGGGCGAGTTTCGGACGCAATCCGCAGAGCTTCTTTATCGGCGGCACCGAAAACTGGATCAACCGCACGTTCGAGACGGGGCGCGTGCCCATAGACGACGTCGACGATTTTGCCTTCCTCACACCGGTGCTGCCGCTGCGCGGATACAACTACGCGGCACGCATCGCGACTAAGGTGCTGCTCGGCAATGCGGAATTGCGCTTTCCGCTGGTGAAGTATTTCCTCGGCGGCGTGCTGCCTTACATCCTGCAGTCGATCAACACGGCGGTGTTTGTGGATGTGGGCACCGCGATGAACGACTTCTCGAAGTTCAAGGGATTCGGGAGGGACGAGAACGGCGGGATCGTCAACGAGGATCTTCTTGTTGGAACCGGCTTCGGGACGCGCATGTGGTTCCTCGGCTTCCCCCTTCGTTTTGATGTCGGCTGGTCGTACCTCGGATCCGGATTTTCGACACCCACGTATTATTTTTCGCTCGGCGCAGATTTCTGA
- a CDS encoding aspartate-semialdehyde dehydrogenase, whose amino-acid sequence MNLYDVVVVGATGLVGRKILEVLEQRSFPVDRIVPVASARSTGMEIMYKDHRPKVVELSEAAFVHAEIAFFAAGGDVSKAWVPVAAKHCKVVIDNSSEYRMHPRVPLVVPEVNPRAMHAAHERIIANPNCSTIQLVVALKPLHDAFHIRRIVVSTYQAVSGAGQRGMAQLSHEMARLPVENPPFPHAILSNALPQVAMFYSDGYTKEEYKMIDETRKILGDPLIKVAPTCVRVPVANCHSESVNVEFDKPYDIRAVREILERAPGVFLVDDPQNSAYPLATHADGRDEVFVGRVRRDESVANGLAMWIVSDNLRKGAALNAVQIAELWAKGGV is encoded by the coding sequence ATGAATCTGTACGACGTCGTCGTGGTAGGCGCGACCGGATTGGTCGGCCGGAAAATACTCGAGGTTCTGGAACAGCGCTCCTTTCCGGTGGACAGGATAGTGCCCGTTGCAAGCGCCCGATCCACAGGGATGGAAATCATGTACAAGGATCATCGCCCCAAGGTTGTGGAACTGAGCGAGGCGGCATTTGTTCACGCCGAGATAGCGTTTTTTGCGGCGGGCGGCGACGTGAGCAAGGCATGGGTGCCGGTGGCGGCAAAACATTGCAAGGTGGTGATCGACAACAGCAGTGAATACCGCATGCATCCGCGCGTGCCGCTGGTGGTGCCGGAGGTGAATCCCCGCGCGATGCACGCGGCGCACGAGCGTATCATCGCGAATCCCAATTGTTCCACCATACAGCTTGTTGTCGCGCTCAAGCCGCTGCACGATGCATTCCATATCCGCCGCATCGTCGTCTCCACATATCAGGCCGTGAGCGGCGCGGGACAGCGCGGGATGGCGCAGCTCTCGCACGAGATGGCGCGGCTGCCCGTTGAAAATCCGCCCTTCCCGCACGCCATACTCTCGAACGCGTTGCCGCAGGTGGCGATGTTTTACAGCGACGGCTACACGAAGGAAGAGTACAAGATGATCGACGAGACACGCAAGATTCTCGGCGATCCGCTCATCAAGGTCGCTCCCACCTGCGTGCGCGTGCCCGTCGCGAACTGCCACAGCGAATCCGTGAACGTCGAGTTCGACAAGCCCTACGATATCCGCGCGGTGCGCGAGATTCTCGAGCGAGCGCCCGGCGTGTTTCTCGTCGACGATCCGCAGAACAGCGCGTATCCGCTGGCGACACATGCCGACGGACGTGATGAGGTGTTTGTCGGCCGCGTCCGGCGTGACGAGAGCGTGGCAAACGGCCTTGCGATGTGGATCGTGTCCGACAACCTGCGCAAGGGCGCCGCGCTGAATGCGGTGCAGATCGCCGAGCTGTGGGCGAAGGGCGGCGTGTAG
- a CDS encoding DUF1800 domain-containing protein — protein MSSITDTPAQSRSGRRALPPMLYGSSRRTLAGLEPWNPTPSEPWDALRASHLLRRATYLPTYAAVREALTMQPTELVDRLLEAPTEPPAPASWVNEIFNRPTTQPEKDAYEAHNKSLTQSLRAWWADLMVASGTNIIEKMTLFWHGHITSESAVVKVPQYLYQQNVLFRVFALGNFRDFMKEVNHDPAMLRYLDGEINTGGNPNENYARELMELFSMGEGHYTEQDIKEAARCLTGWRLDEFTSLDATFNPLYHDSGNKTFMGRTIVGRSSLDGRFEGDDVVDIIFEDAAVARFICRKLYLAFVYNNPSQVDGAIVDELAALLRSNNYDLKIVVETLLKSAHFFDTVNIGAMIKSPAVFSVGLARQFAAHPGGGRLADDMRAIEQNLLDPPNVAGWEGYRTWISTTTYPLRKSIAERFITGQYPGGGSQTPVDAVAWIKQFDNYRDAEKLLDEILTLLLPVKVSTARRAGYLQTMLGGAPVYEWNIDAPNSELNVRNMLVRIVSAPDFQLH, from the coding sequence ATGTCCTCGATTACCGACACCCCGGCGCAGTCCCGAAGCGGACGGCGCGCGCTCCCGCCCATGCTGTACGGCTCCTCGCGCCGGACACTGGCCGGTCTTGAACCCTGGAATCCCACGCCTTCCGAGCCGTGGGACGCCCTGCGTGCATCACATCTGCTGCGCCGCGCGACATACCTGCCGACCTACGCCGCGGTGCGCGAGGCGCTGACCATGCAGCCGACAGAGCTGGTGGATCGTCTTCTCGAGGCGCCGACCGAGCCGCCCGCGCCCGCATCGTGGGTCAACGAAATTTTCAACCGGCCCACGACGCAGCCGGAGAAGGACGCCTACGAGGCGCACAACAAGTCGCTGACTCAATCCTTGCGCGCCTGGTGGGCCGACCTCATGGTGGCGAGCGGCACGAACATCATCGAGAAGATGACGTTGTTCTGGCACGGGCATATCACGAGCGAGAGCGCGGTGGTAAAGGTGCCGCAGTACCTCTATCAACAGAATGTACTGTTCCGCGTATTCGCGCTCGGCAATTTCCGGGACTTCATGAAAGAGGTGAACCACGATCCCGCGATGCTCCGCTACCTCGACGGCGAAATCAACACGGGCGGAAATCCCAACGAGAATTACGCGCGCGAGCTGATGGAGCTGTTCTCGATGGGCGAGGGACATTACACGGAGCAGGATATCAAAGAGGCGGCGCGCTGCCTTACCGGCTGGCGGCTCGACGAATTCACATCCCTCGACGCGACCTTTAATCCGCTGTACCACGACTCGGGCAACAAGACCTTCATGGGCCGCACAATAGTCGGGCGTTCATCCCTGGACGGGCGCTTCGAGGGCGACGACGTGGTCGACATCATCTTCGAGGATGCGGCCGTCGCGCGGTTCATCTGCCGCAAACTGTATCTCGCCTTTGTGTACAACAACCCGTCCCAGGTCGACGGGGCCATCGTCGACGAACTTGCCGCGTTATTACGTTCGAACAATTACGACCTCAAAATAGTGGTCGAAACGCTGCTCAAGAGCGCGCATTTTTTTGACACCGTGAATATCGGCGCGATGATCAAGAGTCCCGCGGTGTTTTCCGTCGGACTTGCCCGCCAGTTCGCCGCACATCCCGGAGGGGGCAGGCTCGCCGACGACATGCGTGCCATCGAGCAGAACCTTCTGGATCCGCCGAACGTGGCGGGATGGGAGGGGTACCGGACCTGGATCAGCACCACGACGTATCCACTGCGGAAATCCATCGCCGAGCGTTTTATCACCGGGCAGTATCCGGGCGGCGGCTCGCAGACGCCTGTCGACGCCGTGGCGTGGATCAAACAATTCGACAACTACCGCGACGCCGAAAAGCTGCTCGACGAGATCCTCACGCTGCTGCTGCCCGTGAAAGTATCGACCGCACGCCGGGCTGGGTACCTGCAGACCATGCTGGGCGGCGCGCCCGTGTACGAATGGAACATCGACGCGCCAAATTCGGAGCTGAACGTCCGAAACATGCTCGTGCGCATCGTGTCCGCCCCGGATTTCCAACTTCATTGA
- a CDS encoding DUF1501 domain-containing protein: MKRRDFVKQSLLASAGVASVPLVFGGIPVHAGSLRAHRPEAWAQNDNILVVIQMFGGNDGLNAFVPFTDSRYYERRPTIGIPPAQVLKIANPTMGFHPQMTGMRNLFESGKLAAVQGVGYENANRSHFRSQDIWLTGSGAAEVLHTGWLGRWLEATYPTFPLQLPPDPFAVQIGGTLSLMLQSRKGNMGITLADPDIFFKLGRNVIDEAVPSGTPYGDEYLFIRAIKEQSDTYSQRVNDAFNAGRNVGTYASGGLAQQLRLVARLISGGLKSRVFMVYLGGFDTHSNQLGGHASLLKSVSDAAEQFILDLQNQGLSKNVVGLTMSEFGRRTHENGSSGTDHGTASVQFVFGEPVNSGVLGADPDFDVTDSSGDLVYTFEYRQIYSELLEHWFDVPKDDVTQLLNGRFIPLPLIRSSSGAADPSAVREFELLQNHPNPVAASGETTLGFILGRAAPVELLVYDATGRQVAVAARGRYEAGRHRVPVSFRDAAPGAYFYQLRVDGQQVTRTLLVR, encoded by the coding sequence ATGAAACGTCGCGACTTTGTGAAGCAGTCTCTTCTCGCCTCGGCGGGCGTGGCCTCGGTTCCTCTCGTATTCGGCGGCATTCCCGTACACGCAGGCTCGCTGCGCGCGCACCGGCCCGAGGCCTGGGCGCAGAACGACAACATCCTCGTCGTCATACAGATGTTCGGCGGCAACGACGGGCTCAACGCCTTCGTGCCGTTCACCGATTCGCGCTACTACGAGAGGCGCCCGACGATAGGCATTCCTCCCGCGCAGGTGCTGAAGATCGCCAATCCGACCATGGGATTTCATCCCCAGATGACCGGCATGCGGAATCTGTTCGAGTCGGGCAAACTCGCCGCGGTGCAGGGTGTGGGCTACGAGAACGCCAACAGGTCGCATTTCCGCTCGCAGGACATCTGGCTCACAGGGTCGGGCGCGGCCGAGGTGCTGCACACTGGATGGCTGGGCCGCTGGCTCGAGGCCACATATCCTACCTTCCCGCTGCAACTGCCGCCGGATCCCTTCGCGGTGCAGATCGGCGGAACACTGTCGCTGATGCTGCAGAGCCGCAAGGGGAACATGGGCATCACGCTGGCCGATCCCGACATATTTTTCAAACTCGGGCGCAACGTGATCGACGAAGCAGTGCCGTCGGGCACGCCTTACGGCGATGAATATCTCTTCATCCGCGCGATCAAGGAACAGAGCGATACCTACTCGCAGCGCGTGAACGACGCGTTCAACGCGGGGCGCAACGTCGGCACGTACGCGTCCGGCGGACTCGCCCAGCAGCTCCGTCTTGTTGCCCGCCTGATCTCGGGTGGACTCAAATCGCGCGTGTTCATGGTGTATCTCGGCGGCTTCGACACACACAGCAATCAGCTCGGCGGTCATGCCAGTCTGCTCAAATCCGTCTCCGACGCGGCGGAGCAGTTCATTCTCGACCTGCAGAATCAGGGGCTCTCGAAGAACGTGGTCGGATTGACCATGTCGGAATTCGGCAGACGCACGCACGAGAACGGAAGCAGCGGCACCGATCACGGCACGGCGTCGGTGCAGTTCGTCTTCGGCGAGCCGGTGAACAGCGGCGTGCTGGGCGCGGATCCGGATTTCGACGTGACGGATTCGAGCGGCGATCTCGTGTACACCTTCGAGTACAGGCAAATCTATTCGGAACTGCTCGAGCACTGGTTCGACGTCCCGAAGGACGATGTGACACAGCTCCTCAATGGCCGCTTCATTCCGCTGCCGCTGATCCGTTCCTCGAGCGGCGCGGCCGATCCGTCCGCGGTGCGCGAGTTCGAGCTGCTGCAGAATCATCCGAATCCCGTTGCCGCATCCGGCGAGACCACGCTGGGTTTTATTCTCGGCCGCGCCGCGCCCGTCGAACTTCTCGTCTATGACGCGACGGGCAGGCAAGTCGCCGTCGCCGCGCGTGGCCGCTACGAGGCGGGCCGGCATCGTGTGCCGGTGTCGTTCCGCGACGCGGCTCCTGGTGCGTACTTCTATCAGCTCCGCGTCGACGGGCAGCAGGTGACACGCACACTTCTTGTGCGGTGA